Proteins encoded together in one Astyanax mexicanus isolate ESR-SI-001 chromosome 10, AstMex3_surface, whole genome shotgun sequence window:
- the zdhhc15b gene encoding palmitoyltransferase ZDHHC15B, protein MAMSRGLRCCQRIFSWIPVVIISSVVLWSYYAYVFELCFFTLSNALEKAAYLLVFHVCFVMFCWTYWKAIFTPPSTPCKKFHLSYSDKERYEMEERPDAQKQILIDIAKKLPIFTRAQSGAIRFCDRCQVIKPDRCHHCSVCETCILKMDHHCPWVNNCVGFSNYKFFLLFLSYSMLYCVFIAATVFQYFLKFWVGELSNGHAKFHVLFLLFVALMFFVSLMFLFGYHCWLVAKNRSTLEAFSAPVFQNGPDRNGFNVGIRKNLLQVFGEDRRLWFFPVFTSQGDGHYFPLRTLCEYQNPLLASEGRWAEDGGSDEDSTDGEMEHDPSVTIDIET, encoded by the exons ATGGCCATGTCCAGGGGGCTGAGATGCTGCCAGAGGATATTTTCCTGGATCCCCGTGGTCATAATTTCCTCCGTGGTGTTGTGGTCGTACTACGCCTATGTGTTTGAGCTCTGTTTCT TTACGCTCAGCAATGCATTAGAAAAAG cGGCCTACCTTCTGGTGTTTCATGTGTGCTTTGTGATGTTCTGCTGGACCTACTGGAAGGCTATCTTCACTCCACCCTCCACGCCCTGCAAAAAG TTCCACCTCTCGTATAGTGATAAGGAGAGATATGAGATGGAGGAGAGGCCAGATGCACAGAAGCAGATCCTGATTGACATTGCTAAAAAGCTCCCAATTTTTACCCGGGCTCAGTCAGGAG ctaTCAGGTTCTGCGATCGTTGTCAGGTGATAAAGCCCGACCGCTGTCACCACTGTTCCGTCTGTGAAAC GTGCATTCTGAAAATGGATCATCATTGCCCTTG GGTGAACAACTGTGTCGGATTCTCAAACTACAAGTTCTTCCTGCTCTTCCTGTCGTACTCTATGCTCTACTGTGTTTTCATCGCAGCaacagtatttcagtattttctTAAGTTCTGGGTG gGTGAATTATCAAACGGCCACGCTAAGTTCCACGTCCTGTTCCTGCTGTTCGTGGCTCTCATGTTCTTCGTTAGCCTCATGTTCCTCTTTGGATATCACTGCTGGCTGGTGGCTAAGAACAGATCAACATTAG AGGCTTTCTCTGCACCAGTGTTCCAGAATGGTCCTGACCGGAATGGCTTTAATGTGGGCATCCGCAAGAATCTTCTTCAGGTCTTTGGAGAAGACAGAAGGCTTTggttttttccagttttcaccaG TCAAGGGGATGGTCACTACTTTCCACTGAGGACCCTGTGTGAATATCAGAACCCATTACTGGCCAGTGAGGGGAGGTGGGCGGAGGATGGTGGATCAGATGAGGACAGCACAG ATGGTGAAATGGAACACGACCCTTCGGTCACCATCGATATAGAGACATAG
- the LOC103038011 gene encoding uracil phosphoribosyltransferase homolog, whose amino-acid sequence MPSDKLKHAKLSSNSSNSEHGVMKQVRFSSGCNSDSDSQEKPCGAPLSGRPQIQLGPQLKLLPLNDQVRELQTILRDRSTSRGDFVFCADRLIRLVVEEGLNQLPYTECVVTTPTGHKYEGVKFERGNCGVSIMRSGEAMEQGLRDCCRSIRIGKILIQSDEETMKAKVYYAKFPPDIYRRKVLLMYPILSTGNTVIEAVRVLMDHGVDPSHIILLSLFSTPHGAKSIIDEFPEITILTTEVDTVAPSHFGQKYFGTD is encoded by the exons ATGCCATCAGACAAACTAAAACATGCTAAGCTAAG cagtaacagcagtaacagtgAGCATGGTGTAATGAAGCAGGTCCGCTTCTCCAGCGGCTGTAACTCAGACAGCGACTCTCAGGAGAAACCGTGCGGAGCTCCGCTCAGCGGCCGCCCGCAGATCCAGCTCGGGCCTCAGCTCAAGCTTTTACCCCTGAACGACCAGGTGCGAGAACTGCAGACTATACTGAGAGACAG GTCAACCAGCAGAGGGGATTTTGTGTTCTGTGCGGACAGACTG ATTCGTCTAGTGGTTGAAGAAGGACTGAATCAGCTTCCGTATACTGAGTGTGTAGTGACCACACCAACTG GGCACAAGTATGAGGGGGTCAAGTTCGAGAGAGGCAACTGTGGCGTCAGCATTATGAGGAGTG GCGAGGCGATGGAGCAGGGTCTCAGAGACTGCTGCCGCTCCATCCGCATCGGCAAGATTCTTATACAGAGCGACGAGGAGACCATGAAAGCCAAGGTTTATTACGCCAAGTTCCCACCCGACATTTACAGACGCAAAGTCCTGCTCATGTACCCCATCCTGA GCACTGGAAACACAGTGATTGAAGCGGTGAGGGTACTGATGGATCATGGTGTTGATCCTTCACACATCATCCTCCTCAGTCTGTTCTCCACTCCTCACG GGGCTAAATCTATAATTGACGAGTTTCCAGAAATCACTATACTGACTACTGAGGTGGACACGGTCGCTCCGAGTCACTTCGGACAGAAATACTTCGGAACAGATTAA